A genomic window from candidate division WOR-3 bacterium includes:
- a CDS encoding T9SS type A sorting domain-containing protein has translation MRYTIVLPQGRTGQRAPELRRPADGIGATALPRTRRSRIACRRKGTEKGPRLEANMPSRTVVVVLTLALCAAVVPGTPSPIVGRPVEGLPSTLDVVTEIVRPDTYEAPGLIPVQVRLTNTGDTTARVPYIIVKIVPSGYRDSSGYVTVGVGENKVVTLNPWVSAVSSHETCTAWITYPADSNHSNDTDVVFIRTASGLDVAAEIVSPTDSEEPGLVPVQIRLINMFVVPAAVPRLDVKMVPSGYSDSTMNIFVAVGESTVVTLDPWVYSGGNETCKAYITYPADTYRPNDTDIVFVSVAGISGWVQIEHHVGMSLTLSPSPLAGSVLHVDYGLRRAGPARITLLDVSGRPVVTRRFLADRTGDLPLDLRLLRGGVYLVRLDDGQSAVTQKFVVQR, from the coding sequence ATGCGCTATACAATCGTGTTGCCTCAGGGGCGCACTGGACAGCGTGCGCCGGAGTTGAGGCGACCGGCGGACGGAATCGGCGCGACCGCGCTGCCACGGACCCGGCGCAGCCGCATCGCCTGCAGGAGGAAAGGGACCGAGAAGGGCCCGCGTCTGGAGGCGAACATGCCCAGCAGAACCGTAGTCGTAGTTCTGACCCTCGCCCTGTGCGCTGCAGTCGTGCCGGGTACACCTTCACCAATAGTCGGTAGACCCGTTGAAGGTCTTCCATCGACGTTGGATGTCGTGACCGAGATTGTGAGGCCGGATACGTACGAGGCTCCGGGGCTCATTCCGGTGCAGGTTAGGTTGACCAATACAGGCGACACGACTGCGCGGGTGCCGTACATAATTGTCAAGATAGTGCCGAGCGGATACCGGGACTCGTCTGGGTATGTGACGGTTGGTGTGGGCGAGAACAAGGTTGTGACGCTGAATCCCTGGGTGTCAGCGGTGAGCAGCCACGAGACCTGCACGGCGTGGATCACATATCCTGCGGACTCAAACCACTCGAACGACACGGACGTTGTGTTCATACGGACTGCGTCAGGGTTAGACGTTGCGGCCGAGATAGTGAGCCCTACAGATAGCGAGGAGCCGGGGCTTGTGCCGGTGCAGATCAGACTGATCAACATGTTTGTCGTACCTGCGGCAGTGCCGCGGCTTGATGTGAAGATGGTGCCGAGCGGATACTCGGACTCCACGATGAACATCTTTGTTGCGGTGGGGGAGAGCACGGTTGTGACGCTAGACCCATGGGTCTACTCGGGCGGCAACGAGACCTGCAAGGCGTACATTACCTATCCGGCGGACACGTACCGTCCGAACGACACCGACATCGTGTTCGTGAGTGTCGCCGGGATTTCGGGCTGGGTGCAGATTGAGCACCATGTCGGGATGAGCTTGACGCTGTCGCCGAGTCCGCTTGCCGGTAGCGTCCTGCACGTTGATTACGGCCTCCGCCGGGCCGGACCAGCGAGGATCACTCTCCTCGACGTCTCGGGCCGACCGGTAGTCACGCGTCGCTTCCTCGCTGACCGCACTGGTGATCTTCCGCTGGACCTGCGTCTCTTGAGGGGTGGGGTTTACCTGGTGCGGCTGGATGACGGCCAGTCTGCAGTCACGCAGAAGTTCGTGGTCCAGCGCTGA